A genomic window from Sulfurimonas paralvinellae includes:
- a CDS encoding DUF5655 domain-containing protein translates to MRLFNIGSEKLDEVNQRAFKLEREIQGVTEQNLEMIFGYQFVKSEYSLNNFRLDSLAYDEASNSFVIIEYKRDKNFSVIDQGYAYLSLMLNNKADFILEYNECMNKNLRKNDVDWSQSKVLFIAPSYTLYQRESINFKDLPIELWEIKQFENSTVMYTQINPTKSTESIQTISSDTNIQSVAKEVKTYTEEEHLERKPPEIVELYETIKNEILSLGDIKVKANKQYIAFVGKRNIVDFVIQNKKIKMYINMKFSELDDYKNIVKDITNIGSWGNGDCEVNFSCLDDIDYLISLVKQSYKQNG, encoded by the coding sequence ATGAGATTATTTAACATTGGTAGCGAAAAATTAGATGAAGTAAATCAAAGAGCTTTTAAGTTAGAAAGAGAGATTCAAGGAGTTACCGAACAGAACTTAGAAATGATATTTGGTTATCAGTTTGTGAAGAGTGAATATTCGCTAAATAATTTTAGGTTAGATTCTTTAGCTTATGATGAAGCTAGTAACTCATTTGTGATTATAGAGTATAAGAGAGATAAAAATTTTAGTGTTATCGACCAAGGATATGCCTATCTATCGTTAATGTTAAATAACAAAGCTGATTTTATCTTAGAATACAACGAATGTATGAATAAAAATCTTAGAAAAAATGATGTAGATTGGTCACAATCAAAAGTCCTCTTTATTGCACCATCCTATACTCTGTACCAAAGAGAATCTATCAACTTTAAAGATTTACCTATTGAACTGTGGGAGATAAAACAGTTTGAAAATTCTACTGTTATGTATACACAAATAAACCCTACAAAATCAACTGAGAGCATTCAAACAATTTCATCTGATACAAACATCCAATCAGTAGCTAAAGAGGTTAAAACATATACAGAAGAAGAGCATTTAGAGAGAAAACCTCCAGAAATAGTTGAACTGTATGAGACAATTAAAAATGAGATACTAAGTTTAGGTGATATTAAAGTTAAGGCAAATAAACAATACATAGCTTTTGTTGGTAAGAGAAATATTGTTGATTTTGTTATTCAAAATAAGAAAATCAAAATGTATATCAATATGAAATTCTCTGAGCTCGATGATTATAAAAATATTGTTAAAGATATAACAAATATTGGTAGTTGGGGGAATGGAGATTGTGAAGTCAATTTTAGTTGTTTAGATGATATAGATTACTTAATTAGCTTAGTGAAGCAATCTTATAAACAAAATGGCTAA
- a CDS encoding restriction endonuclease subunit S, with protein sequence MNELYELPDGWEYKDLKEVVFFQEGPGILKKQMSKEGIPLLNIRTFNKDETLNLKDTNFLPLETIEKKYSHFLVEENDILVASSGSLGKMAVVRKCDLPAVLNTSIIRFRPNDVLTLDREYLKYFLNSDNFSNQYNKAYTGTAIKNFGPTHLKKMNIIVPPLSEQQKIVSKLDNLFEKIDKSIALHQKNMDDADVFMGSVLNDIFEELEGKYKYTKMKDVVTKEKTSIKRGPFGSALKKSFFVESGYLVYEQYHALNNDFSMERYFINEDKFNELKGFEVKSGDIIISCSGVYLGKLAIIPNDYTKGIINQALLKLTLDKDIIIDKIFVYFWNNLMNNGFFNAVKKGAAIPNMPPVKQLKEIDIPLPPIQIQQKVVKYLDEISQKIEKIKSVQKEKMESLVALKASILDQAFKGEL encoded by the coding sequence ATGAATGAGTTGTATGAGCTTCCTGATGGATGGGAATATAAAGATTTAAAAGAAGTTGTTTTCTTTCAAGAAGGTCCTGGAATTCTAAAAAAACAAATGTCTAAAGAGGGTATTCCATTACTTAATATTAGAACATTTAACAAAGATGAAACCTTAAATTTAAAAGATACAAATTTTCTTCCTTTAGAAACTATTGAAAAAAAATATTCACATTTTTTAGTTGAAGAAAATGATATATTAGTTGCTTCATCTGGTTCTTTAGGAAAAATGGCAGTTGTAAGAAAATGTGATTTACCTGCTGTGCTTAATACCAGTATTATCAGGTTTAGACCTAATGATGTACTTACTTTAGATAGAGAATATTTAAAATACTTTTTAAATAGTGATAACTTTTCAAACCAATACAATAAGGCTTATACGGGAACAGCAATTAAAAACTTTGGACCAACACATTTAAAAAAAATGAATATTATTGTTCCACCACTTTCAGAACAACAAAAAATAGTTTCTAAACTAGATAACCTTTTTGAAAAAATAGATAAATCAATAGCCCTACATCAAAAAAATATGGATGATGCTGATGTGTTTATGGGGAGTGTTTTGAATGATATTTTTGAAGAGTTGGAAGGGAAGTATAAATACACTAAGATGAAAGATGTTGTAACTAAAGAAAAAACATCAATTAAAAGAGGTCCATTTGGAAGTGCATTGAAGAAGTCATTTTTTGTTGAAAGTGGATATTTAGTATATGAACAATATCACGCTTTAAATAATGATTTTTCAATGGAAAGATATTTCATTAATGAAGATAAATTTAATGAGCTTAAAGGATTTGAAGTAAAAAGTGGAGATATAATAATTAGCTGTTCTGGTGTATATTTAGGCAAATTAGCTATTATCCCAAATGACTATACAAAAGGTATAATTAACCAAGCCTTATTAAAATTAACATTGGATAAAGATATTATAATTGATAAAATATTTGTATATTTTTGGAATAATTTAATGAATAATGGATTTTTCAATGCAGTTAAAAAGGGTGCTGCTATACCAAATATGCCGCCGGTTAAACAATTAAAAGAGATTGATATTCCACTTCCTCCTATTCAAATCCAACAAAAAGTTGTTAAATATTTAGATGAAATTTCACAAAAAATAGAAAAAATAAAATCAGTTCAAAAAGAAAAAATGGAAAGTTTAGTAGCATTAAAAGCTTCCATTTTAGACCAAGCATTTAAAGGTGAGTTATGA
- a CDS encoding type I restriction-modification system subunit M has translation MESKINRITDILRRDDGISGAMMYTEQISWILFLKFLSDLEDSKADEALLNGQDYAYILDDKFQWSNWACPKKDGKIDLINAKSGEDLLEFVNKELFPYLKGFKSITENAKSIKYKIGAIFEFLDNRIANGHTLREVLDIIDVMDFHNQADLFQLSLIYEKLLKDMGSDGGNSGEFYTPRPLIKVITDVVNPQVGQTVYDPAVGSCGFLIEAYNHMRYTNVEKNEQRELSTEQLKFLNEDTFFGNEKTPLSYVMGVMNMILHGIESPNISKTNTLTKDIRGLEEKDRFDCILANPPFGGKENDSIQQNFPVKSNATELLFLQHMMNYLKLNGKCGVVIPEGVLFQTNNAFQAVKKELLERFNVHTILSLPAGIFLPYSGVKTNVIFFDRNGSTSDIFYYEVNPPYKLTKNKPIQYEHFKEFLDVWENGELTDNSWIVNINDIKEFDISAKNPNNIKVIEHKSPLELVENIKENNKEINDLMYEIETILIGKDIDE, from the coding sequence ATGGAAAGTAAAATAAATAGAATAACAGACATACTACGAAGAGATGACGGTATTAGCGGTGCTATGATGTACACAGAGCAAATATCTTGGATACTCTTTTTAAAATTTCTTAGTGATTTAGAAGACTCAAAAGCTGATGAGGCACTACTTAATGGGCAGGACTACGCCTACATACTTGATGATAAGTTCCAGTGGAGTAATTGGGCTTGTCCTAAGAAAGATGGGAAGATTGACCTCATAAATGCTAAGAGTGGTGAAGACCTTTTAGAATTTGTAAATAAAGAGTTGTTTCCTTACCTCAAAGGTTTCAAGTCTATTACTGAGAATGCTAAATCTATTAAGTATAAAATCGGTGCTATCTTTGAATTTTTAGATAATCGTATCGCTAATGGGCATACTCTTAGAGAGGTGTTGGATATTATAGATGTTATGGATTTTCACAATCAAGCTGATCTGTTTCAACTTTCACTTATCTATGAAAAACTTCTAAAAGATATGGGGAGTGATGGTGGAAATAGTGGAGAGTTTTATACTCCTCGTCCACTTATTAAAGTTATCACTGATGTTGTAAATCCACAAGTAGGTCAAACAGTATATGACCCAGCAGTGGGGAGTTGTGGTTTTCTCATAGAAGCTTACAATCATATGAGATATACCAATGTTGAAAAGAATGAGCAAAGAGAACTTTCAACTGAGCAGTTAAAGTTTTTAAATGAAGATACATTTTTTGGAAATGAAAAAACTCCACTCTCTTATGTAATGGGTGTTATGAATATGATACTCCACGGTATAGAATCACCAAACATTTCAAAAACGAATACTCTTACAAAAGATATAAGAGGATTAGAAGAAAAAGATAGATTTGATTGTATTTTAGCAAATCCTCCTTTTGGTGGAAAAGAGAACGATAGTATCCAACAAAACTTTCCTGTAAAATCCAATGCTACTGAGTTACTGTTTCTCCAACATATGATGAACTATTTAAAGTTAAATGGCAAGTGTGGTGTAGTTATTCCAGAGGGCGTATTGTTTCAAACAAATAATGCTTTTCAAGCAGTAAAAAAAGAGCTTTTAGAGCGATTTAATGTGCACACTATACTTTCACTCCCAGCAGGGATATTTTTACCTTATAGTGGTGTTAAAACGAATGTAATCTTCTTTGATAGAAATGGCTCTACCTCAGATATATTTTACTATGAAGTAAATCCACCATATAAACTTACAAAAAATAAACCTATCCAGTATGAACACTTCAAAGAATTTTTAGATGTATGGGAAAATGGAGAGCTTACAGATAACTCTTGGATAGTAAATATCAATGATATTAAAGAGTTTGATATATCAGCAAAAAACCCCAACAATATCAAAGTTATAGAGCATAAATCTCCATTAGAGTTAGTTGAAAATATTAAAGAAAATAACAAAGAAATAAATGATTTGATGTATGAGATTGAAACTATATTGATTGGGAAAGATATAGATGAATGA
- a CDS encoding metallophosphoesterase, whose protein sequence is MNQLIVYGDIHGCYDEFISLRKKINPDKSDIEVCVGDIITKGKNSVKLLKYIQEHNIKSVIGNHEDKLVRYLEHENFNIKNPISLDEDEKNIIENLDKQDIKFLKNLPLFFKYENITILHGGLQNYHNLNNLTKKENSKILRMRYLDTYDNFITYGKENEDSIFWADTYDGNQGFIVYGHQWFDEVKHSKFALGIDTGCVYGNKLSAVIFDNYNIETFKIISVKANNGK, encoded by the coding sequence ATGAATCAACTAATAGTCTATGGAGATATACACGGTTGTTACGATGAGTTTATATCTCTAAGAAAAAAGATAAATCCAGATAAAAGTGATATAGAAGTTTGTGTTGGAGATATTATCACAAAAGGTAAAAACTCTGTTAAACTTCTAAAATATATACAAGAACACAATATAAAATCTGTTATAGGCAATCATGAAGATAAATTAGTCAGATACTTAGAACATGAAAATTTCAATATAAAAAATCCTATATCTTTAGATGAAGATGAAAAAAATATTATTGAAAATTTAGATAAGCAAGATATTAAATTTTTAAAGAACTTACCATTGTTTTTCAAATATGAAAACATAACTATTTTACATGGTGGACTACAAAATTATCACAACTTAAACAATTTAACAAAAAAAGAAAACTCTAAAATACTTAGAATGAGATACCTTGATACTTATGATAATTTTATAACTTATGGTAAAGAAAATGAAGATTCCATTTTTTGGGCTGACACTTATGATGGTAACCAGGGATTTATAGTGTATGGTCATCAATGGTTTGATGAAGTTAAACACAGTAAATTTGCATTAGGGATAGACACAGGCTGTGTATATGGTAATAAACTAAGTGCAGTCATTTTTGATAATTACAATATAGAAACTTTTAAAATAATAAGTGTTAAGGCAAATAATGGAAAGTAA
- a CDS encoding sensor histidine kinase: MSTKWEDVHFLSHVNIKNIIGKELINDDNVAVMELVKNSYDAGASKVDVEFKNLKSVDTLNHEIIISDNGKGMSKEDILQKWLNLAYSIKRVQNAQNNRLQAGNKGIGRFSCDRLGKKLNIFTKQTKGKIYQLQINWEDFENIEDYSVEINQIPMKLREVSMKEVFDETNYKINTSGTIVQIVSLRTKWIKINQNSLFNEVLNYQKFSTLKASLEKLINKSQVDSGGFKIHLHVKEIEDKNETAYYKKINGEITNKFFDKLNFDTTYIQSVISEDGTQIITQLKDRDKVVFKTIEKNTEFPDLKGVKIILMYLNPYAKAYFQKQMQMRSVEFGSVYLFINGFRIPPYGDIDNDAFGMEVRKNQGRSRYLSNREVIGRIEIEDRDEQYHVISSREGIVHNEKFKQLIHVSTKSTTAQKKNNGFFYKTLKRLERYVVNGIRWDSVSKEYTESYIRELTFSKNWNKDKEVYLLSEEEKKKNISKNIFKIIGIDAKDSLDINIDDKILLYLLEEKENLLIQKNITKFLKEFSKLPQSAISNDLKKFVKKVYKIVADKRLTNKITFLISKKNTNELIDDVIDKEESYKELDKKILVLKNSETKLKKELEAAKLKNKKKDEELTYLKTVQSKDVKELIAFQHHIGLYTKTAKDCILDVVDMLNKNTSINDEVYEYLKDASFELDKISLINKYITKEDFLSTASNVTKDLVKFIDEYIRNIYEITTNKELIIEINTNNLQYICSFEPIKVNIIIDNLLNNSKKAKAKNVTLNFIKTDEHLEIEYIDDGLGLDNTIIAEDSIFEMGVTTTKGSGLGLYHIKEILEEMNQSTINVYKLDTGIKFLLRLKL, translated from the coding sequence ATGTCAACAAAATGGGAAGATGTCCACTTTTTATCTCATGTTAATATTAAAAACATCATCGGTAAAGAACTTATAAATGATGATAATGTAGCTGTTATGGAGCTTGTTAAAAACTCTTATGATGCTGGAGCATCAAAAGTTGATGTAGAATTTAAAAATTTAAAAAGTGTAGATACTTTAAATCATGAGATAATTATATCAGATAATGGTAAGGGAATGTCTAAAGAAGATATTTTGCAGAAATGGCTAAACCTAGCATATTCTATAAAAAGAGTACAGAATGCACAGAACAATCGCTTACAGGCTGGGAATAAAGGAATTGGTAGGTTCTCGTGTGATAGGCTTGGAAAAAAGCTCAATATTTTCACTAAACAAACAAAAGGAAAAATTTATCAACTTCAAATTAATTGGGAAGATTTTGAAAATATTGAAGACTATAGTGTTGAAATAAATCAAATACCAATGAAATTAAGAGAAGTTAGTATGAAAGAAGTATTTGATGAGACAAATTATAAAATAAATACATCAGGTACAATAGTGCAAATAGTAAGCCTACGAACTAAATGGATAAAAATAAATCAAAATAGTTTATTTAATGAAGTTTTAAATTATCAAAAATTTTCTACATTAAAAGCTTCTTTAGAAAAATTAATAAATAAAAGTCAAGTTGATAGTGGTGGATTTAAGATACATTTACATGTAAAAGAAATAGAAGATAAGAATGAAACTGCATATTATAAAAAAATCAATGGTGAAATTACAAATAAATTTTTTGATAAATTAAACTTTGATACAACATATATACAGTCAGTTATTAGTGAAGATGGAACTCAAATAATCACACAGCTTAAAGATAGAGATAAGGTTGTATTTAAGACTATAGAAAAAAATACAGAGTTTCCTGATTTAAAAGGTGTTAAAATTATTTTAATGTATTTAAATCCATATGCCAAAGCATATTTTCAAAAACAAATGCAAATGCGAAGTGTAGAATTTGGTTCAGTTTATTTGTTTATAAATGGCTTTAGAATACCACCATATGGAGATATAGATAATGATGCATTTGGTATGGAAGTGCGAAAAAATCAAGGGAGAAGTAGATATTTAAGTAATCGTGAAGTTATTGGAAGAATTGAAATAGAGGATAGAGATGAACAATATCATGTTATATCAAGTAGAGAGGGAATTGTCCATAATGAAAAGTTTAAACAGCTTATACATGTATCAACTAAATCTACAACAGCTCAAAAAAAGAATAATGGTTTTTTTTACAAAACACTTAAAAGATTAGAGAGATATGTGGTAAATGGAATACGATGGGATAGTGTTTCCAAGGAATATACGGAATCTTATATACGAGAACTTACTTTTAGCAAAAATTGGAACAAAGATAAAGAAGTGTACTTATTATCTGAAGAAGAAAAGAAGAAAAATATTAGTAAAAATATCTTTAAGATTATAGGAATTGATGCAAAAGATAGCTTAGATATAAATATTGATGATAAAATACTACTATATTTACTTGAGGAAAAAGAAAATTTATTAATACAAAAAAATATCACAAAATTTTTAAAAGAATTCTCAAAATTACCACAATCAGCGATATCAAATGATTTAAAAAAATTTGTTAAAAAAGTATATAAAATTGTAGCTGATAAAAGATTAACAAATAAAATAACTTTTTTAATTAGTAAAAAGAATACTAATGAACTTATTGATGATGTAATAGATAAAGAAGAATCATATAAGGAACTTGACAAAAAAATATTAGTATTAAAAAATAGTGAAACAAAATTAAAAAAAGAACTAGAAGCAGCGAAATTAAAAAATAAAAAGAAAGATGAAGAGTTAACCTATTTAAAAACAGTTCAATCTAAAGATGTTAAGGAGCTTATTGCATTTCAACATCATATAGGCTTGTACACTAAAACAGCAAAAGATTGTATTTTAGATGTTGTAGATATGTTAAACAAAAATACAAGTATTAATGATGAAGTGTATGAATATTTAAAAGATGCATCATTTGAGTTAGATAAAATATCCTTGATTAACAAATATATCACAAAAGAAGATTTTTTATCAACAGCATCTAATGTTACAAAAGATTTAGTAAAATTTATAGATGAATATATTAGAAATATATACGAAATAACAACAAATAAAGAATTGATAATTGAAATTAATACAAATAATTTACAATACATTTGTAGCTTTGAACCAATCAAAGTCAATATAATAATTGATAATTTACTAAATAATTCAAAAAAAGCAAAAGCAAAAAATGTAACTTTGAATTTTATAAAAACTGATGAACATCTTGAAATTGAATATATTGATGATGGTTTAGGCTTAGATAATACAATAATAGCTGAGGATTCAATTTTTGAAATGGGTGTAACTACTACAAAAGGTTCAGGGTTGGGACTTTACCACATAAAAGAAATTTTAGAAGAAATGAATCAATCTACAATAAATGTGTATAAACTTGATACAGGTATTAAATTTTTATTAAGGCTTAAATTATGA
- a CDS encoding DNA cytosine methyltransferase, with amino-acid sequence MKKLTYIDLFSGCGGLALGLHNAGWKGLFAVEKSADAFETLKYNQIDKNQNFEWPNWLEKKNHDINEVIKNHEENLIALRGKIKLIAGGPPCQGFSMAGRRKEKDDRNKLIDSYIKFVELVQPEILFFENVKGFTIGFKKGNKRGEAYSTYVVNKLESLGYNVSGTIVDFSEYGVPQKRQRFILVGTRKGKARDFFESIKNNRANFFKEKKLTKDKTSLSEAISDLLQSNGEVESPDTKRFNAGLYSKSKSSYQKLMRSGKPLTKKVADSHRFAKHRKETVEKFQYILNNAQPNKSINDELRKKYNLKKHTVVPLCKDSCTPTLTTLPDDYIHYCEPRILTVREYARVQSFPDNYEFKGKYTTGGERRKVDVPRYTQIGNAIPPLFAEQAGIILKEIL; translated from the coding sequence ATGAAAAAATTAACTTATATTGATCTGTTTTCTGGTTGTGGTGGACTTGCTTTAGGATTGCATAATGCAGGTTGGAAAGGCTTGTTTGCTGTAGAAAAAAGTGCAGATGCTTTTGAAACATTAAAATATAATCAAATAGATAAAAATCAAAACTTCGAGTGGCCAAATTGGTTAGAAAAAAAGAATCATGATATTAATGAAGTCATAAAAAACCATGAAGAAAATTTAATTGCTTTAAGGGGTAAAATTAAACTTATTGCTGGAGGCCCTCCTTGTCAAGGTTTCTCTATGGCAGGAAGAAGAAAAGAAAAAGATGATAGAAATAAACTCATTGATTCATATATAAAATTTGTAGAATTAGTTCAGCCTGAAATATTGTTTTTTGAAAATGTAAAAGGTTTTACTATTGGGTTTAAAAAGGGAAATAAGCGAGGTGAAGCTTATTCTACTTATGTAGTTAATAAACTTGAAAGTCTTGGTTACAATGTATCTGGAACTATTGTCGATTTTTCAGAGTATGGTGTTCCCCAAAAAAGACAAAGATTTATTTTAGTTGGTACAAGAAAAGGTAAGGCTAGAGATTTTTTTGAATCTATTAAAAATAATAGAGCAAACTTTTTTAAAGAGAAAAAATTAACTAAAGATAAAACTTCATTAAGTGAAGCAATTTCAGATTTACTTCAATCAAATGGTGAAGTAGAATCTCCTGATACAAAACGGTTTAATGCAGGATTATATTCAAAATCTAAAAGTAGCTATCAAAAACTAATGAGAAGCGGGAAACCTTTAACTAAAAAAGTAGCTGATAGCCATAGGTTTGCTAAACATAGGAAAGAAACAGTAGAAAAGTTTCAATATATTTTAAATAATGCCCAACCAAATAAGTCTATAAATGATGAATTAAGAAAAAAATATAATTTAAAAAAACATACGGTTGTCCCATTGTGTAAAGATTCTTGTACCCCAACTCTTACAACCTTACCTGATGATTATATCCACTATTGTGAGCCAAGAATTTTGACAGTACGAGAATATGCAAGAGTACAATCTTTTCCTGACAACTATGAGTTTAAGGGAAAATATACAACAGGTGGCGAAAGAAGAAAAGTTGATGTACCTAGATACACTCAAATAGGTAATGCTATTCCTCCTCTTTTTGCTGAACAGGCGGGAATAATTTTAAAGGAAATTTTATAA
- the hsdR gene encoding EcoAI/FtnUII family type I restriction enzme subunit R yields MAYSESDTRSKLIDPSIKDSGWLESNIVREYYFTDGRKLIGGKRGKRYFVDYMLTYKNTNLAIIEAKSESKDPLDGLQQSINYAQRLKIDFVYTTNGHKIYEHSLLEGKGQFIENYPTPDELFERKYRKVTPKAKDVITHPFYIEGMMKPRFYQQIAVQKTIEAIAGNKDRMLLTLATGTGKTYIAFQIAYRLFQSKWNRDNADRRPKILFLADRNVLKDQSMNTFNPLEKDCIEINGKIIKKRGGKVPTAGNIFFAIYQSIAENKNRMIDITEEESEDDVTAYYKQYPPNFFDLIIIDECHRGSANDESSWRDILNHFGSAVHLGLTATPKRDDNGDTYKYFGEPIYEYSLKDGINDGFLTPYKVKRIQTNIDEYRFDPNDIITGELDKQIVELEQFEKQVVIPKRTELIAKTILQNMNTMDKTIVFCVNQKHALDMKVAIDKFKTIKDNNYCVRVTSDEGDIGRDFLEMFQNNDRDIPTILTSSKMLTTGVDAKNVRNVVLTAPIKSMTEFKQIIGRGTRVFEGKDFFTIMDFVGATNLFYDPKWDGEDEPIEKTPRPPKGKGIEGDEGGPPTEPPEVEAPTNEKVTIDIKGKKLKVINIETTYVGMDGVPLKTEDYLELLIGVLGKFYNDEDGLREIWSNPSNRKDLLNKLKEMNIDESQLDDLKVIFEAQNSDIYDILTHISFNLDIKTRSERVFAVEHSEFIEKHHNEKAKEFIEFILERYKKDGVKELDEDKLGKLVDLSGLGSVREVANNFGGIPKMRDEYFELQREIYR; encoded by the coding sequence ATGGCATACTCAGAATCAGATACTCGCTCAAAACTTATCGACCCATCTATAAAGGATAGCGGTTGGTTGGAATCCAACATAGTAAGAGAATATTATTTTACTGATGGACGAAAGCTTATTGGTGGTAAACGAGGTAAAAGATACTTTGTGGATTACATGCTGACCTACAAAAATACTAACCTTGCAATCATTGAAGCAAAATCTGAATCTAAAGACCCACTAGATGGTTTACAACAATCTATAAACTATGCCCAGCGATTGAAGATAGATTTTGTATATACAACTAATGGACATAAAATATATGAACACTCACTTTTAGAGGGTAAAGGTCAGTTTATTGAAAACTATCCAACTCCTGATGAACTTTTTGAGCGAAAATATAGGAAAGTTACACCTAAAGCCAAAGATGTAATTACTCACCCTTTTTATATTGAGGGAATGATGAAACCTCGTTTCTACCAACAAATCGCAGTTCAAAAAACCATAGAAGCTATCGCAGGAAATAAAGATAGAATGTTACTTACACTAGCAACTGGAACTGGTAAAACATACATAGCTTTTCAAATCGCATATAGACTATTTCAATCTAAGTGGAACAGAGATAATGCAGATAGAAGACCAAAGATACTTTTCCTAGCTGATAGAAATGTTCTCAAAGACCAATCTATGAATACATTTAATCCACTAGAGAAAGATTGTATTGAGATAAATGGGAAAATTATCAAAAAAAGAGGTGGAAAAGTTCCAACTGCTGGTAATATCTTTTTTGCAATATATCAATCAATAGCAGAAAATAAAAACAGAATGATTGATATAACAGAAGAAGAGTCAGAAGACGATGTAACTGCATATTATAAACAGTATCCACCTAACTTTTTTGATTTAATCATTATTGATGAGTGTCATCGTGGTAGTGCAAATGATGAAAGCTCTTGGAGAGATATTTTAAATCACTTTGGTAGTGCTGTTCACTTAGGTTTAACAGCAACTCCAAAGAGAGATGATAATGGAGATACTTACAAATACTTTGGAGAACCTATCTATGAATATTCACTTAAAGATGGTATCAATGATGGTTTCTTAACACCTTACAAAGTAAAAAGAATCCAAACAAACATAGATGAGTACAGATTTGACCCTAATGACATCATAACTGGGGAACTAGATAAACAGATAGTGGAACTAGAACAGTTTGAAAAGCAAGTAGTTATCCCTAAACGAACCGAACTAATCGCAAAAACTATACTCCAAAATATGAATACTATGGATAAAACTATAGTGTTTTGTGTAAACCAAAAGCATGCACTCGATATGAAAGTAGCCATAGATAAATTTAAAACTATCAAAGACAATAACTACTGTGTAAGAGTAACATCAGATGAGGGAGATATAGGTAGAGATTTCTTAGAGATGTTTCAAAACAATGATAGAGATATACCTACTATCCTTACAAGTTCAAAAATGCTCACAACTGGTGTGGATGCCAAAAATGTTAGAAATGTAGTTTTAACAGCACCCATAAAATCAATGACAGAATTTAAACAAATTATAGGTCGTGGAACTAGAGTATTTGAGGGGAAAGATTTTTTTACTATTATGGATTTTGTAGGAGCTACAAATCTATTTTATGACCCTAAATGGGATGGAGAAGATGAACCAATAGAAAAAACCCCAAGACCACCGAAAGGAAAAGGAATAGAGGGAGATGAAGGTGGACCACCAACTGAGCCACCTGAAGTTGAAGCACCCACTAATGAAAAAGTAACCATAGACATCAAAGGTAAAAAGCTCAAAGTTATCAACATTGAAACAACCTATGTTGGTATGGATGGAGTACCTTTAAAAACAGAGGATTACCTAGAACTACTTATAGGTGTACTTGGTAAGTTTTACAATGATGAAGATGGATTAAGAGAGATATGGAGTAACCCTAGCAATAGAAAAGATTTACTAAACAAGCTAAAAGAGATGAATATAGATGAATCTCAACTTGATGATTTAAAAGTAATATTTGAAGCTCAAAATAGTGATATATACGACATCCTAACCCATATATCTTTCAACCTAGATATTAAAACAAGAAGCGAGAGAGTCTTCGCAGTAGAGCACTCAGAGTTTATAGAAAAACATCATAATGAAAAAGCTAAAGAGTTTATAGAATTCATATTAGAGAGATATAAAAAAGATGGTGTTAAAGAGCTTGATGAGGATAAACTTGGCAAGTTGGTTGATTTAAGTGGGCTTGGAAGTGTGAGAGAAGTTGCAAATAACTTTGGTGGTATCCCTAAGATGAGAGATGAGTATTTTGAGTTACAGAGGGAGATTTATAGATGA
- a CDS encoding gamma-glutamylcyclotransferase family protein, whose translation MCLFVYGTLKSGFHNHYLLEDMEFVCNATTKYKYPMVNVEEYFPYLIDAKGNGHYIEGEVYKIDAEKLAMLDILEGYPDLYTRHQIAVKSLGIELQAITYFVNEKINYTNLELLKSFE comes from the coding sequence ATGTGTCTTTTTGTGTATGGGACGCTTAAAAGTGGATTTCACAATCATTATCTTTTAGAAGATATGGAGTTTGTATGTAATGCCACTACAAAATATAAATATCCTATGGTCAATGTTGAAGAGTATTTTCCTTATTTAATTGATGCCAAGGGAAATGGGCATTATATAGAGGGAGAGGTTTATAAAATAGATGCAGAAAAATTGGCGATGCTTGATATATTAGAGGGGTATCCAGATCTTTATACTCGGCATCAAATAGCTGTCAAATCACTTGGCATAGAACTTCAAGCCATCACTTACTTTGTCAATGAAAAAATTAACTATACAAACTTGGAACTATTAAAAAGTTTTGAGTAA